A single window of Salvia splendens isolate huo1 chromosome 8, SspV2, whole genome shotgun sequence DNA harbors:
- the LOC121743112 gene encoding B-cell receptor-associated protein 31-like, translating into MIQLLFSLVFAEMALIVTFVFKTPLRKLVIMGLDRLKRGRGPIVVKTIAGTLFLLMVSTVYNVVAIQRRCILDGAEVNPTDHVILATHLLQASLTGFSLFLALMLDRLHHYIRELRIRRKSAESVKKQNRIFYDNRAPAPEEIKVLEDEMSKLRGMVSRLENQLQEKSKEPGSAEANAMALKKQSEGFLLEYDRLLEENQNLRNQLRSLDRKFSFSDGKKVM; encoded by the exons ATGATCCAGTTGCTTTTCAGCCTAGTATTCGCTGAGATGGCGCTGATCGTGACGTTCGTCTTCAAAACTCCGCTCAGGAAGCTCGTCATAATGGGGTTGGACCGCCTCAAGCGCGGCCGCGGCCCGATCGTCGTCAAGACCATCGCCGGGACTCTCTTCCTGCTCATGGTTTCCACCGTCTACAATGTGGTCGCCATCCAGAGACGTTGCATCCTAGATGGCGCTGAAGTTAATCCCACCGATCATGTCATCCTCGCCACGCACCTTCTTCAAGCTTCTCTCACGG GATTCTCCCTATTCCTTGCCCTGATGCTAGACAGGCTGCATCACTACATCAGAGAACTGCGTATAAGGAGGAAGAGTGCTGAATCAGTGAAAAAACAAAACCGAATTTTTTATGATAACAGGGCTCCAGCGCCTGAGGAAATCAAAGTATTGGAAGACGAAATGAGTAAACTGCGTGGGATGGTAAGTAGGCTGGAGAATCAGCTTCAAGAAAAGAGTAAAGAACCAGGCAGTGCGGAAGCCAATGCAATGGCCTTGAAGAAGCAATCAGAAGGCTTTCTTCTTGAATATGACCGCTTGCTTGAAGAAAACCAAAACCTTCGAAACCAACTGCGATCTCTAGATCGAAAATTTTCCTTTTCTGATGGTAAAAAAGTAATGTAA
- the LOC121744093 gene encoding probable F-box protein At4g22030 → MATLILNSSPSSISLKQRDIVKASINSPWRVTRIQIPGLRTGGPFQEQMEKPMQISTAAVKNENPDPTVVAKLYAIMEGVADRVEMHRNVGQQRDNWNSLLLTSINSITLAAAAMAGIAAAGSPAAALKISSTVLYVAATGMLSVMNKIQPSQLAEEQRNGARLFKQLQNQIQTVISLGNPTAADVREMMERVLALDKAFPLPLLGAMLEKFPAAVEPAVSWPKRRRRQARGSAGGYNGWSGKLEEEMREVIRVVREKDKQDYLRLGEKALKLNKILAVSGPVLTGLAALGSAAGCGWGSAVAVVGGALASVVNAVEHGGQVGMVFEMYRSNAGFFEMMEESIESNLKEGDVERRENGEVFEMKVALQLGRSLSQLRDLPAADGGDEFASKLF, encoded by the coding sequence ATGGCAACATTAATATTGAACTCATCGCCATCATCGATCTCACTAAAGCAAAGAGATATCGTCAAGGCCTCCATCAACAGCCCGTGGCGGGTCACCAGAATCCAGATTCCAGGGCTCCGAACGGGAGGACCATTCCAGGAGCAAATGGAGAAGCCTATGCAAATCAGCACCGCCGCCGTTAAAAACGAAAACCCCGATCCAACGGTTGTCGCAAAGCTCTACGCGATCATGGAAGGCGTCGCCGATCGAGTCGAGATGCACAGGAACGTCGGCCAGCAGCGCGACAACTGGAACAGCCTTCTTTTGACATCGATCAACTCCATCACCCTGGCCGCCGCCGCGATGGCCGGGATAGCCGCCGCCGGATCCCCCGCGGCGGCGCTGAAGATCTCATCGACGGTGTTGTACGTGGCGGCGACGGGTATGCTGTCGGTGATGAATAAGATCCAGCCGTCTCAGCTGGCGGAGGAGCAGAGAAACGGCGCCAGGCTGTTCAAGCAGCTCCAAAATCAGATCCAGACCGTTATTTCATTGGGGAATCCGACGGCTGCGGATGTGCGGGAGATGATGGAGAGGGTGCTGGCTCTTGACAAGGCGTTCCCGCTGCCTCTCCTGGGGGCGATGCTGGAGAAATTCCCGGCGGCGGTGGAGCCGGCGGTGTCGTGGCCGAAGCGGAGGAGGCGGCAGGCGAGGGGGAGCGCGGGCGGGTACAACGGGTGGAGCGGGAAGTTGGAGGAGGAGATGAGGGAAGTGATTCGGGTAGTGAGAGAGAAAGACAAGCAGGACTACTTGAGGTTGGGCGAGAAGGCGCTCAAGCTCAACAAAATTCTAGCGGTTAGCGGGCCCGTGCTGACGGGGCTGGCGGCGTTGGGCAGCGCGGCGGGCTGCGGGTGGGGGTCGGCGGTGGCTGTGGTGGGAGGGGCGCTGGCGAGTGTGGTGAACGCGGTGGAGCACGGGGGGCAGGTGGGGATGGTGTTCGAGATGTACCGGAGTAATGCGGGATTCTTTGAGATGATGGAGGAATCGATAGAGTCGAATTTGAAGGAAGGGGATGTGGAGAGGAGGGAGAATGGGGAGGTGTTTGAGATGAAGGTGGCTTTGCAGCTGGGGAGGAGCTTGTCGCAGCTTAGGGATCTTCCGGCGGCGGACGGCGGTGATGAGTTTGCGAGCAAGCTTTTctga